One genomic region from Alosa alosa isolate M-15738 ecotype Scorff River chromosome 12, AALO_Geno_1.1, whole genome shotgun sequence encodes:
- the scarb2b gene encoding lysosome membrane protein 2 isoform X2 — protein MMRKSCCIYATGIIATHLLIVGIALMIADVFPGLMTKRLKGEITLTEGSKVFDSWKNPPPPVFMEFFFFNVTNPEEYLAGLAKPRVVEVGPYTYREYRSKENVTFVENGTKVAAYTPKTFVFLPEKSKGNPEVDLITSVNVPAVAVMNKVQGSFFVTPAVKAWMKMLNITGILTTRTVSELLWGYEDPLLKKVSALKKDVEKDFGFMINKNGSHDGEFVYLTGEEDYLDYGRVDTWKGQRKLTYWGSNYSNLIQGSDGSAFHAYLTKEETLNIFTPDLCRSIYMKFDKDVEVKGIPAYRFTPPRSVLASVEENPDNAGFCLSSKNCLGSGVLKVDVCKKGVPVVVSFPHFYLGADDYINAIDGISPVKEHHQTYLDLNPTTGIIVRASKRAQFNILVERLSSFPITSGLDRTVFPLFFLNETVVVDDASAARLHKLLLIVKIGSNFPIFIIALGALLVIILLVLIIRLHKKKTTAKEDTIYSPVNDKTEDYSDNSKNGNYVGMTPVKAERA, from the exons GAGATCACCCTTACTGAAGGCAGCAAGGTGTTTGACAGCTGGAAGAATCCTCCACCCCCAGTTTTCATGGAGTTCTTTTTCTTCAATGTTACCAACCCTGAGGAATATCTTGCTGGACTGGCCAAGCCACGTGTTGTTGAGGTTGGACCATATACTTACAG GGAGTACAGGTCCAAAGAAAATGTGACGTTTGTGGAGAATGGGACCAAAGTGGCAGCCTATACCCCCAAAACCTTTGTGTTCTTGCCTGAGAAATCAAAGGGGAACCCTGAGGTTGATCTCATTACTTCTGTCAATGTCCCGGCTGTG GCCGTGATGAACAAAGTGCAGGGTAGTTTCTTCGTCACCCCAGCAGTCAAAGCTTGGATGAAGATGCTTAATATTACTGGAATACTTACAACACGCACTGTCAGCGAGCTTTTGTGGGGTTATGAAGACCCCCTTCTGAAGAAGGTCTCTGCCTTAAAGAAAGATGTTGAGAAGGACTTCGGCTTCATGATAAAt AAAAATGGATCCCATGATGGAGAATTTGTGTACCTCACTGGAGAGGAAGACTATCTGGACTATGGTCGTGTAGACACTTGGAAAGGTCAAAG GAAGCTGACATATTGGGGATCAAACTACAGCAACCTGATCCAGGGCTCAGATGGCAGTGCCTTCCACGCGTACCTGACCAAGGAGGAAACCCTTAATATTTTCACCCCAGACCTGTGCAG GTCCATCTACATGAAGTTTGACAAGGATGTGGAGGTGAAGGGTATCCCTGCTTACCGCTTCACTCCTCCACGCTCTGTACTGGCCAGTGTCGAGGAGAACCCTGATAACGCAGGCTTTTGCCTGTCATCCAAGAACTGTTTGGGCTCTGGTGTGCTCAAGGTGGACGTGTGTAAGAAAG GGGTTCCAGTAGTGGTGTCATTCCCCCATTTCTACCTGGGGGCTGACGACTACATCAATGCCATTGATGGTATCTCACCAGTGAAGGAGCACCACCAGACCTATTTGGACCTTAATCCG ACCACTGGAATCATCGTTCGTGCAAGCAAGAGGGCACAATTTAACATCCTGGTGGAGAGACTGAGTAGTTTCCC caTAACCAGTGGACTCGACAGAACAGTCTTCCCACTGTTTTTCCTCAATGAG ACTGTGGTGGTTGATGACGCCTCAGCAGCTAGGCTGCATAAGCTGTTACTGATCGTCAAAATTGGATCCAACTTCCCCATCTTCATCATTGCCCTCGGCGCGTTGCTGGTCATCATCCTCCTCGTCCTCATCATTCGTCTCCACAAGAAGAAG ACGACTGCTAAGGAGGACACAATCTACTCGCCTGTGAATGACAAAACGGAGGACTACTCTGACAACTCGAAAAATGGCAACTATGTTGGCATGACCCCTGTAAAAGCAGAGCGTGCTTGA
- the scarb2b gene encoding lysosome membrane protein 2 isoform X1 — protein MMRKSCCIYATGIIATHLLIVGIALMIADVFPGLMTKRLKGEITLTEGSKVFDSWKNPPPPVFMEFFFFNVTNPEEYLAGLAKPRVVEVGPYTYREYRSKENVTFVENGTKVAAYTPKTFVFLPEKSKGNPEVDLITSVNVPAVAVMNKVQGSFFVTPAVKAWMKMLNITGILTTRTVSELLWGYEDPLLKKVSALKKDVEKDFGFMINKNGSHDGEFVYLTGEEDYLDYGRVDTWKGQRKLTYWGSNYSNLIQGSDGSAFHAYLTKEETLNIFTPDLCRSIYMKFDKDVEVKGIPAYRFTPPRSVLASVEENPDNAGFCLSSKNCLGSGVLKVDVCKKGVPVVVSFPHFYLGADDYINAIDGISPVKEHHQTYLDLNPTTGIIVRASKRAQFNILVERLSSFPITSGLDRTVFPLFFLNETVVVDDASAARLHKLLLIVKIGSNFPIFIIALGALLVIILLVLIIRLHKKKIEVKRFDFSEAYPYLPTTAKEDTIYSPVNDKTEDYSDNSKNGNYVGMTPVKAERA, from the exons GAGATCACCCTTACTGAAGGCAGCAAGGTGTTTGACAGCTGGAAGAATCCTCCACCCCCAGTTTTCATGGAGTTCTTTTTCTTCAATGTTACCAACCCTGAGGAATATCTTGCTGGACTGGCCAAGCCACGTGTTGTTGAGGTTGGACCATATACTTACAG GGAGTACAGGTCCAAAGAAAATGTGACGTTTGTGGAGAATGGGACCAAAGTGGCAGCCTATACCCCCAAAACCTTTGTGTTCTTGCCTGAGAAATCAAAGGGGAACCCTGAGGTTGATCTCATTACTTCTGTCAATGTCCCGGCTGTG GCCGTGATGAACAAAGTGCAGGGTAGTTTCTTCGTCACCCCAGCAGTCAAAGCTTGGATGAAGATGCTTAATATTACTGGAATACTTACAACACGCACTGTCAGCGAGCTTTTGTGGGGTTATGAAGACCCCCTTCTGAAGAAGGTCTCTGCCTTAAAGAAAGATGTTGAGAAGGACTTCGGCTTCATGATAAAt AAAAATGGATCCCATGATGGAGAATTTGTGTACCTCACTGGAGAGGAAGACTATCTGGACTATGGTCGTGTAGACACTTGGAAAGGTCAAAG GAAGCTGACATATTGGGGATCAAACTACAGCAACCTGATCCAGGGCTCAGATGGCAGTGCCTTCCACGCGTACCTGACCAAGGAGGAAACCCTTAATATTTTCACCCCAGACCTGTGCAG GTCCATCTACATGAAGTTTGACAAGGATGTGGAGGTGAAGGGTATCCCTGCTTACCGCTTCACTCCTCCACGCTCTGTACTGGCCAGTGTCGAGGAGAACCCTGATAACGCAGGCTTTTGCCTGTCATCCAAGAACTGTTTGGGCTCTGGTGTGCTCAAGGTGGACGTGTGTAAGAAAG GGGTTCCAGTAGTGGTGTCATTCCCCCATTTCTACCTGGGGGCTGACGACTACATCAATGCCATTGATGGTATCTCACCAGTGAAGGAGCACCACCAGACCTATTTGGACCTTAATCCG ACCACTGGAATCATCGTTCGTGCAAGCAAGAGGGCACAATTTAACATCCTGGTGGAGAGACTGAGTAGTTTCCC caTAACCAGTGGACTCGACAGAACAGTCTTCCCACTGTTTTTCCTCAATGAG ACTGTGGTGGTTGATGACGCCTCAGCAGCTAGGCTGCATAAGCTGTTACTGATCGTCAAAATTGGATCCAACTTCCCCATCTTCATCATTGCCCTCGGCGCGTTGCTGGTCATCATCCTCCTCGTCCTCATCATTCGTCTCCACAAGAAGAAG ATTGAAGTGAAACGCTTTGATTTTTCAGAAGCTTACCCTTACTTACCT ACGACTGCTAAGGAGGACACAATCTACTCGCCTGTGAATGACAAAACGGAGGACTACTCTGACAACTCGAAAAATGGCAACTATGTTGGCATGACCCCTGTAAAAGCAGAGCGTGCTTGA